One stretch of Rhodohalobacter mucosus DNA includes these proteins:
- a CDS encoding GAF domain-containing protein: MDKVNILSRVDIIINGTGTRDEKLQAICQLLDSSVNVFDWTGFYLDDPDEEKMLYLGPYVGEATDHTRIPYGTGICGQAADTLDTFVVQDVAQADNYLACSIHVKSEIVVPIMKDGRFYGELDIDSHTKDAFTPEIRELCESVCNKVARLF, translated from the coding sequence ATGGATAAAGTGAATATTCTTAGTCGAGTCGACATTATCATAAACGGTACAGGAACCCGAGACGAAAAGCTTCAGGCTATCTGTCAGCTGCTCGATTCCAGTGTTAACGTTTTTGACTGGACCGGGTTCTATCTTGATGATCCCGATGAAGAAAAAATGCTCTATCTCGGCCCCTACGTAGGGGAAGCAACGGACCATACCCGCATTCCGTACGGCACCGGCATTTGCGGTCAGGCGGCAGATACGCTGGATACCTTTGTGGTGCAGGATGTAGCACAGGCCGACAATTATCTGGCTTGCAGCATACACGTCAAATCAGAAATCGTGGTACCCATCATGAAAGATGGCAGGTTTTACGGAGAACTTGACATTGACTCCCACACAAAAGATGCATTTACTCCCGAAATCAGAGAGCTCTGTGAATCCGTCTGCAATAAGGTGGCCCGCCTTTTTTAA
- a CDS encoding efflux RND transporter periplasmic adaptor subunit yields the protein MKQLILLPGALLLLFALSSCGSDSSESGPQFQRGGNFGNQQATSVEVVPVQTETISEQIRAFGTIRAQDVVSITPQVSNRVVRILADLGDNVSSGQVLAEIYDVPYRDAVEQAEAQIRQARVNLERDSTQFERQRELFERDLISRAEYDNVRSTYLSSRAQYESALAALTQSQENLENTKVKSPVNGVILSRSIAEGDIAGTGQSIYEIANLSGFETRVYLPMQDWENVQAGQQVSLSLSSRSSEIATGVVSRISPQLDPTTGLGEVVVTITNTSTSIYQGALVQSRINLITRQNAVVIPRSAMVEKVETYIAPETGTIELERTYSAFVNQGDSIAVQRDLVLGIQQGDRIEILDGLRPGEGLIVTGQGNLQDESRIRVAGANAQSAQRMDTDTSDESAENRPNLQNMTPEERQQFRERMQNLSPEERQRVRQEMRENGSRAERRQSDSSNR from the coding sequence TTGAAACAATTAATTTTACTACCCGGAGCCCTTCTTTTACTCTTTGCCCTAAGTTCCTGCGGGTCGGATTCTTCCGAGTCGGGACCCCAATTTCAGAGAGGGGGCAACTTCGGAAATCAACAGGCCACGAGTGTTGAAGTGGTTCCTGTTCAGACCGAAACCATATCCGAACAGATTCGCGCATTCGGCACCATACGTGCTCAAGATGTTGTATCCATTACGCCCCAGGTGTCGAACAGAGTGGTTAGAATTCTGGCCGATCTCGGCGATAACGTTTCAAGTGGTCAGGTTCTCGCTGAAATTTATGATGTTCCCTATCGCGATGCAGTTGAACAAGCTGAAGCACAAATACGACAGGCCAGGGTTAACCTGGAAAGAGACAGCACCCAGTTTGAACGCCAGCGTGAACTGTTTGAGCGGGATCTCATCAGCCGGGCTGAATATGACAACGTACGTTCAACTTACCTGAGCAGCCGGGCTCAATACGAATCGGCCCTTGCAGCCCTTACACAAAGCCAGGAAAATCTTGAAAATACGAAGGTAAAGTCTCCTGTAAACGGTGTGATACTAAGCCGTTCCATTGCGGAGGGGGACATTGCCGGTACCGGGCAGTCCATCTATGAAATTGCCAACCTGAGCGGTTTTGAAACCCGTGTCTATCTTCCAATGCAGGACTGGGAAAACGTGCAGGCCGGCCAGCAGGTATCTCTCTCGCTTTCCAGCCGCTCATCAGAAATAGCAACAGGCGTAGTCTCCAGAATCAGCCCGCAGCTGGACCCAACCACAGGACTCGGAGAAGTTGTGGTAACCATCACCAACACCTCAACATCCATTTATCAGGGTGCACTGGTTCAGTCGCGTATTAACCTGATAACCCGGCAAAATGCCGTGGTTATACCACGCTCGGCCATGGTCGAAAAAGTAGAAACCTATATCGCCCCGGAAACCGGCACCATTGAGCTGGAACGCACATACTCGGCATTTGTCAATCAAGGTGACAGCATTGCTGTTCAGCGCGATTTGGTTCTTGGCATACAACAGGGAGACAGAATTGAGATCCTTGACGGACTACGTCCGGGCGAAGGTCTGATTGTAACGGGACAGGGCAACCTTCAGGATGAATCCAGAATACGTGTTGCGGGTGCCAATGCGCAGAGCGCACAGCGTATGGATACCGACACCTCGGATGAAAGTGCCGAAAACCGGCCCAATTTACAAAACATGACTCCTGAGGAGCGTCAGCAGTTTCGTGAGCGAATGCAGAATCTCTCGCCCGAAGAGCGTCAGAGAGTCAGACAGGAAATGCGGGAGAACGGCAGCAGGGCAGAGCGCCGGCAATCCGATAGCAGCAACCGGTAG
- a CDS encoding efflux RND transporter permease subunit, whose amino-acid sequence MKNLPKLAVNRPVTFMMFSLILIGFGLYGLNNLRLNLYPDVSFPTITVYTTYEGVAPEDIEALITRQIEEQVGSISGVRRVRSLSSQGASVVKLNFNWGTDLFIAETEVRKRLDMIRRGLPDEVDQPIVFSYDPNDEPVIVLTLTSNTRSPRDLRTIATRQIEQRLERLEGIASAETAGGYDRQINVRISNAQMRTYNLDVSSISNRLRQENVQVPAGDLTEGETVFSLRTIGDFKNIDQIRNSIIAVTDEGNPVYLQDVAQVEDGIAQPIGNVRVENRDGVIINIYKQSDSNVVTAAGNVVAALGDIRTILPGDVQLEMLTNKADFISMSISNLIQTGFQAVILVVIMLLLFLRSGRTALIVAITIPISIIATFSIMDISEVSLNIISLSGLTLAVGMVVDNAVVVLENIFRFREDGEDGKQSAVKGAQEVSTPIVVSTLTTLVVFLPILFVPGIAGILFRDLALTISFALIVSVLIAISLIPVLSSRLFDAEISTAAQKEPARNILNKLMIWRRKSLLNRILSIPVLFLYFLSWPLLKLWGFIARASNTLFSENVGPWLGRKFDSLEERYKALLDRSLQRSGTVVIGAIILLIGSLPIYTLLGGEFFPQVDENFIILEVQREPGVSLLELERTIVQVEEIINEEVPERRLVVSDYGDKIGIEGADSPGGNQGRVRIELVPVNERDRGQMDITASLLERLEIIPGANIREVREDPLSPDGDTGLIVQIFGFEQDMKQELAFNAMERLRGIDGIVNVFSSADQGRPELRVEMDRERIARVGMNTSQVANALSNAVQGDIATTFVDQGLEFEVLVEVDPIDRSQSTDLNELQIRTPSGQWMPLKNLASVGRFTGPSNILRVNQERMVEVEGDLGNLDLSTAIEYARNELEQIQWPDGYRYELGGSAEEQQQSFFYLLIAFLVAAILTYMVMASQFESLVEPFIILFTIPLALTGVLLMLWMTLTPISVTAMVGLVLLTGIVVNNGIVMIDYIKILQSRGQNRHDAIVNGAGRRLRPILMTAFTTILAMVPLALQLGSGAETWSPMARSVIGGLTMSTILMLFAVPCMYYIINGWVEKAGFDAVHKEDPLKE is encoded by the coding sequence ATGAAAAACCTCCCTAAATTAGCGGTAAACCGGCCTGTAACGTTTATGATGTTCAGCCTTATTCTGATCGGCTTCGGTCTGTACGGCTTGAACAACCTGCGTCTGAACCTCTATCCGGATGTCTCTTTCCCCACCATAACGGTATATACAACCTACGAAGGGGTGGCGCCAGAAGATATTGAAGCACTGATTACGCGTCAGATTGAGGAACAGGTGGGAAGCATTTCGGGAGTTCGGCGTGTTCGGTCACTCTCAAGTCAGGGTGCCTCTGTTGTGAAACTCAATTTTAATTGGGGTACAGATCTTTTCATTGCTGAAACTGAAGTACGGAAAAGGCTCGACATGATACGGCGCGGCCTGCCCGATGAGGTGGATCAGCCTATTGTTTTTTCATATGATCCGAACGATGAACCGGTAATCGTTCTCACGCTCACATCCAATACACGCAGCCCGCGTGACCTGCGAACCATTGCCACCCGGCAGATTGAACAGCGGCTTGAGCGTCTTGAAGGTATTGCATCGGCTGAAACCGCCGGAGGATATGACAGGCAGATTAATGTTCGCATAAGCAATGCACAGATGCGCACATACAATCTGGATGTAAGCAGCATATCCAATCGCCTGCGCCAGGAAAATGTTCAGGTTCCGGCTGGAGACCTCACAGAGGGTGAGACCGTATTCTCGCTCAGGACCATCGGTGATTTCAAGAATATTGATCAGATTCGCAACAGTATTATTGCTGTAACCGACGAAGGCAATCCGGTTTATCTGCAGGATGTTGCACAGGTGGAAGACGGCATTGCGCAACCGATAGGCAATGTGCGGGTGGAGAACCGAGATGGCGTGATTATCAATATTTACAAACAGAGCGACAGTAATGTGGTAACCGCGGCCGGAAATGTTGTAGCTGCCCTTGGTGATATCCGAACCATTCTACCGGGAGATGTTCAGCTTGAGATGCTCACCAATAAGGCGGACTTCATCAGCATGTCGATCAGCAACCTCATCCAGACCGGCTTTCAGGCCGTAATTCTGGTAGTTATTATGCTGCTGCTTTTCCTCAGAAGCGGACGAACCGCACTTATCGTGGCTATCACCATCCCAATCTCCATCATCGCCACCTTTAGCATCATGGACATATCGGAAGTGAGCCTCAATATCATCTCTCTTTCAGGTCTGACCCTTGCCGTGGGTATGGTGGTTGACAATGCCGTTGTGGTGCTCGAAAACATTTTTCGTTTCAGGGAAGATGGTGAAGACGGAAAACAATCGGCGGTGAAAGGTGCACAGGAAGTGTCAACACCTATTGTGGTGTCCACACTCACTACGCTGGTAGTTTTTCTACCCATTCTGTTTGTGCCGGGTATTGCAGGAATTCTCTTCAGGGATCTGGCGCTTACTATCTCATTTGCGCTTATTGTATCCGTGCTGATCGCCATTTCACTGATCCCGGTGCTGAGCTCAAGGCTCTTTGATGCCGAAATTTCTACCGCTGCACAAAAAGAGCCGGCACGTAATATTCTCAATAAGCTTATGATCTGGCGCAGAAAATCCCTGCTGAACCGGATTTTATCCATACCTGTTCTGTTTCTCTACTTCCTTAGCTGGCCCCTTCTGAAGCTCTGGGGATTCATAGCACGGGCATCGAACACCCTCTTTTCAGAGAATGTCGGGCCCTGGCTGGGCAGAAAATTCGACAGCCTGGAAGAGCGGTATAAAGCCCTACTCGATCGCAGCCTGCAAAGGAGCGGAACGGTTGTAATCGGTGCCATTATTCTGCTGATAGGTTCTCTTCCTATCTATACCCTCCTTGGAGGTGAGTTTTTTCCTCAGGTTGATGAAAACTTTATCATCCTGGAAGTGCAGCGTGAGCCGGGCGTGAGCCTTCTTGAGCTGGAACGCACTATCGTGCAGGTTGAAGAAATAATTAATGAGGAGGTGCCCGAGCGACGCCTTGTGGTATCAGACTATGGTGACAAGATCGGTATTGAAGGTGCTGACAGTCCGGGCGGGAACCAGGGCAGGGTTCGTATCGAACTTGTTCCGGTTAACGAGCGTGATCGCGGGCAGATGGACATAACGGCCAGTCTCCTTGAACGGCTCGAAATTATACCGGGTGCCAACATTCGGGAAGTTCGCGAAGATCCGCTAAGCCCTGACGGAGATACAGGGCTGATTGTTCAGATTTTTGGGTTCGAACAAGACATGAAACAGGAACTGGCTTTTAATGCCATGGAACGTTTGCGCGGAATCGATGGCATCGTAAACGTGTTCAGTTCTGCCGACCAGGGCCGGCCGGAGCTCAGGGTCGAAATGGACAGGGAACGAATTGCGCGTGTGGGAATGAATACATCTCAGGTTGCCAATGCATTGAGCAATGCTGTTCAGGGAGATATTGCAACAACCTTTGTCGATCAGGGACTCGAGTTTGAAGTACTTGTAGAGGTAGATCCCATCGACCGCTCGCAATCCACCGATTTGAATGAGCTGCAGATTCGTACTCCATCCGGACAATGGATGCCGCTAAAAAACCTTGCAAGCGTAGGGCGTTTTACGGGTCCCTCAAATATCCTGAGAGTAAATCAGGAGCGCATGGTTGAAGTGGAGGGCGATCTTGGCAATCTGGACCTGAGCACCGCTATTGAATATGCCCGGAACGAACTGGAGCAGATTCAGTGGCCCGACGGTTATCGCTATGAACTGGGCGGATCGGCTGAGGAACAGCAGCAATCTTTCTTTTATCTGCTGATCGCATTCCTGGTGGCTGCGATTCTCACCTATATGGTGATGGCATCTCAGTTCGAGAGTCTAGTAGAGCCATTCATCATCCTGTTTACGATTCCGCTTGCTCTTACGGGGGTGTTGCTGATGCTTTGGATGACGTTGACGCCAATAAGTGTAACAGCAATGGTTGGTCTGGTTCTGCTTACCGGTATTGTTGTAAATAACGGTATCGTGATGATCGATTACATCAAGATTCTGCAGTCTCGCGGACAAAATCGCCATGATGCCATTGTGAATGGCGCCGGCCGTCGCCTGCGTCCGATTCTGATGACGGCATTTACAACCATCCTTGCTATGGTGCCGCTGGCGCTGCAGCTGGGCTCAGGCGCTGAAACGTGGAGCCCGATGGCCCGTTCCGTTATCGGAGGGCTTACGATGAGTACCATACTCATGCTTTTTGCGGTTCCATGTATGTACTACATTATCAATGGGTGGGTTGAAAAAGCCGGATTTGATGCGGTTCATAAAGAAGATCCGTTAAAGGAGTAA
- a CDS encoding efflux RND transporter permease subunit, translating to MKKISITEKILKRPVTAIMMSLLVIGFGIFSLLNLKVTLYPSFNIPVMAVSVNYSNVAPDDMLQLVVEPIEAVVMGVEGVESLDSIVRQGGAFMILRLQPGTDIMITEQRVREAVERIRPTLPAEANEPFIFQFDPDRAPIMRLSVESDVLGLDELRQLSIEFIEPRFERIPGVASAETRGGLTRNIYVDLIPEAMSLHSILPNQVTGAIQSNNVQQPIGNLVADRTSYSIRAASMYSDVDQIAQTIISMTDGVPVRVSDVAVVRDDYEDIDNIVEINGRNSVTIEVQKQSDANTLEVAQSVIATVQEFYPTLPSNVTMQVLSNEGKFIEDSVSNLSQSALIALIVVILILLLFMGGWRIAFVVAMSIPVSLTATFAFMYFMDITLNIISITGLALAIGLLVDNSIVVSESIAKKLEEGQNRFKAALTGTNEVGGALLGSTLTTLAVFVPLMGLSGFQGTIARDLALTISISITSSFLASIILIPVLASLVMKREEFLKANYTFRWIRSLEENYISILQWILKRKYVVSIAILLIIGGSVYMFQNIQKEFFPETDAGQFDLRIELPAGTKLATTAEALRTYTDQILEYSEVQTVITNIGRRGRSTISNGGTLSITLVDPGQRDIETADIAAELQELLREPDVNVDISNLGGGGGIPFGRGGWSGRGIRVSLIGPDVEVLQRLTLEMEEKLIDDPMVMSVSNPRSRPTPELVYQLDRQRISRTGFTTQDVARELGAQARGNRAGFFREEGREIPIQVRNVREQFQNREDLYDLELLQVGEQRIPVLGLGEFVAQEGLSSINRRDRQTLLDVSIMVRGDLEEYQQRIVDVLENEIILPDGYRYEFSGSIFSQQESSAEVLISLLLALLLTYMVMASVFENFRDPFIVMFSVPLAFFGSLVFLNITGTPLSIPAYIGIVILIGIVVNNGIVLLDYIHQKTKNREESTDYLELFLEACQRRMRPILLTAMTTIFSMIPLALEVGSGSETWSPLARSVIGGLAFAAVLTLFVIPTVVVGISNRRRKVIKEAFENKSS from the coding sequence ATGAAAAAAATATCCATCACTGAAAAAATTCTGAAGCGGCCGGTAACGGCTATTATGATGTCGCTTCTGGTTATCGGTTTCGGCATCTTTTCGCTTCTCAACCTGAAGGTAACGCTATATCCTTCGTTCAATATCCCCGTGATGGCTGTATCGGTTAACTACTCCAATGTGGCTCCTGACGACATGCTACAGCTGGTAGTGGAGCCTATTGAGGCTGTGGTGATGGGTGTTGAAGGAGTCGAATCACTTGACTCGATCGTACGGCAGGGTGGCGCTTTTATGATTCTTAGGCTCCAGCCGGGTACAGATATCATGATTACCGAACAGAGAGTTCGGGAGGCCGTAGAACGAATACGCCCTACATTGCCTGCCGAAGCTAATGAACCCTTTATCTTTCAGTTTGACCCGGATCGCGCCCCCATTATGCGCCTTAGCGTGGAATCGGATGTGCTGGGCCTGGACGAGCTGCGACAGCTCTCCATTGAATTTATTGAACCGCGCTTTGAGCGTATACCGGGTGTTGCATCTGCCGAGACACGCGGCGGGCTCACTAGAAATATATATGTGGACCTGATTCCTGAAGCTATGTCGCTCCACAGCATTCTGCCAAACCAGGTAACCGGTGCCATTCAGTCGAATAACGTACAGCAACCCATCGGCAACCTCGTGGCCGATCGCACCAGCTACAGTATTCGGGCCGCTTCGATGTATTCAGATGTTGACCAGATTGCGCAAACGATCATAAGCATGACGGATGGAGTTCCTGTCAGAGTAAGCGACGTGGCGGTTGTGCGTGATGACTATGAGGATATTGATAACATAGTCGAGATAAACGGACGTAACAGCGTAACCATTGAAGTACAAAAGCAGTCGGATGCGAATACACTTGAGGTTGCACAGTCTGTCATTGCCACCGTTCAGGAATTCTACCCCACCCTGCCGTCAAATGTAACCATGCAGGTACTGAGCAATGAAGGCAAATTCATTGAAGATTCGGTCTCAAACCTCTCCCAGTCGGCCCTGATCGCGCTCATTGTTGTAATACTGATTCTGCTGCTGTTTATGGGCGGGTGGCGAATCGCATTTGTTGTTGCCATGAGTATTCCTGTATCCCTTACGGCTACGTTCGCGTTTATGTATTTCATGGATATCACGCTCAACATCATATCCATTACAGGGCTTGCTTTAGCCATCGGGCTTCTGGTCGACAACTCCATCGTGGTATCGGAGAGCATAGCCAAAAAACTTGAAGAGGGGCAGAATCGTTTTAAGGCTGCTCTCACAGGAACCAACGAAGTAGGCGGAGCCCTGCTTGGTTCAACCCTGACCACGCTGGCAGTATTTGTACCGCTCATGGGCCTCTCAGGGTTCCAGGGCACGATAGCGCGGGATCTGGCGCTGACAATATCCATCTCCATCACCAGCTCCTTTCTGGCATCCATCATTCTCATCCCGGTTCTTGCATCACTGGTGATGAAACGGGAAGAATTTTTGAAAGCGAACTACACTTTTCGCTGGATCCGGTCACTGGAAGAGAACTACATATCCATTCTGCAGTGGATCCTGAAAAGAAAATATGTGGTCAGTATCGCCATACTGCTGATCATCGGCGGCTCCGTGTACATGTTTCAGAACATTCAGAAAGAGTTTTTTCCGGAAACGGACGCTGGCCAGTTTGATCTAAGAATTGAGCTGCCGGCCGGCACAAAACTGGCTACCACCGCTGAAGCTCTCCGGACCTACACTGATCAGATACTGGAATATTCCGAGGTACAAACGGTGATTACCAATATTGGACGCAGGGGCAGGAGTACCATCTCAAACGGTGGTACGCTAAGTATCACACTTGTTGACCCTGGCCAGCGTGATATAGAAACTGCCGACATAGCGGCAGAACTCCAGGAGTTGCTTCGGGAACCCGATGTAAACGTGGATATTTCAAACCTCGGCGGAGGTGGCGGCATACCATTCGGGCGCGGGGGCTGGAGCGGCCGGGGCATCCGTGTCAGCTTAATCGGGCCCGATGTGGAGGTTCTTCAGCGTCTCACCCTCGAAATGGAAGAAAAACTGATTGATGACCCGATGGTGATGTCTGTGAGCAATCCCCGCTCAAGGCCAACGCCTGAGCTTGTTTACCAGCTCGACCGTCAAAGAATCAGCCGCACAGGTTTCACCACACAGGATGTTGCCAGGGAACTGGGTGCTCAGGCCAGGGGCAACCGGGCAGGATTTTTCCGTGAAGAGGGGCGTGAAATCCCGATTCAGGTACGCAACGTAAGAGAGCAGTTCCAAAACCGCGAAGATCTTTACGACCTGGAGCTGCTGCAGGTCGGTGAACAGAGAATCCCCGTGCTGGGTCTCGGCGAGTTTGTGGCTCAGGAAGGTCTATCGAGTATAAACCGACGTGACCGCCAAACTCTCCTCGATGTTTCCATTATGGTTCGGGGCGACCTGGAGGAGTATCAGCAGCGCATTGTGGATGTGCTTGAAAATGAAATTATCCTGCCAGACGGATATCGATATGAGTTTTCAGGATCGATATTTTCACAGCAGGAGAGCAGTGCTGAAGTTTTAATTTCACTCCTGCTTGCACTGCTTCTTACCTATATGGTAATGGCTTCCGTATTTGAAAATTTTCGGGACCCCTTTATTGTCATGTTTTCAGTACCCCTTGCTTTCTTTGGGTCACTGGTATTTCTGAATATTACAGGCACTCCTCTCAGCATTCCTGCCTACATTGGTATTGTGATACTAATCGGGATTGTGGTAAACAACGGCATCGTATTGCTCGACTACATTCATCAGAAAACCAAAAATCGTGAAGAGTCCACTGACTATCTGGAGCTTTTTCTGGAAGCCTGTCAGCGTAGAATGAGGCCCATTCTGCTTACTGCTATGACCACGATCTTCTCGATGATTCCCCTGGCGCTCGAGGTCGGATCCGGTTCGGAAACATGGAGTCCGCTGGCCAGATCGGTTATCGGCGGACTGGCATTTGCAGCCGTTCTGACCCTTTTTGTGATTCCGACCGTCGTGGTTGGCATTTCAAACCGCAGAAGAAAAGTGATTAAGGAAGCATTTGAAAACAAATCTTCATGA
- a CDS encoding ABC transporter ATP-binding protein: MERALTISELSKAYDKEPVLKSLDLEVPAGTIFGLIGPNGAGKSTLIGILTGLLDYSEGTITINGFEYTSSNEMKIKKSVASVLQPPLLFENFTSYEFVTYVCEMYRIDSSGLADKINSLFSYFEIEEFAHVKSKQLSSGSRKKLAFCAAILTNPKLLFLDEPFESVDVISIGRMKSILRKLKEKGTTIFITSHILEVVENLCDDIAILHKGQILAYLDAKSRRELEKDASLSEIFERYVDVKSVKDDLLNWL; encoded by the coding sequence ATGGAACGAGCTTTAACCATCAGTGAACTTTCCAAGGCGTACGACAAAGAACCCGTTTTAAAAAGCCTTGACCTGGAGGTACCCGCCGGTACCATCTTCGGCCTCATTGGACCGAACGGAGCCGGGAAAAGTACGCTAATTGGGATCCTGACAGGTTTGCTTGACTATAGCGAGGGTACGATTACCATAAACGGATTTGAATACACTTCATCCAATGAGATGAAGATCAAAAAGAGCGTAGCATCGGTTTTACAGCCACCGCTGCTGTTTGAAAATTTTACCAGTTACGAATTTGTGACCTACGTCTGTGAGATGTACAGGATTGACAGCAGCGGGTTGGCCGATAAGATCAATTCACTGTTTAGTTATTTTGAAATTGAAGAATTTGCTCATGTGAAGTCAAAACAGCTCTCATCCGGAAGCCGGAAGAAACTGGCTTTTTGCGCGGCCATTCTCACCAATCCAAAACTGCTTTTTCTTGACGAACCATTTGAAAGCGTGGACGTGATCTCCATTGGCCGAATGAAATCCATTCTGAGAAAACTGAAGGAGAAGGGCACCACAATTTTTATTACCAGCCATATTCTGGAAGTGGTTGAAAATCTGTGTGACGATATTGCCATCCTTCACAAAGGCCAGATTCTTGCTTACCTGGATGCAAAATCCCGAAGGGAACTGGAAAAGGATGCTTCCCTCAGCGAAATCTTTGAGCGCTATGTGGATGTGAAAAGCGTAAAAGATGATCTGCTGAACTGGCTTTAG
- a CDS encoding porin family protein, translated as MNSIKGSILGMAMVLIAGLTAQTNAQSPVSFGLKGGFTIANLAGEDFDADARFGLTAGAMIDISLPVVPFGVESGIYYTQKGARASDGFSGDVDLDYVEVPVLAKFRLGPPGPITPHLVAGPYVSFNINAESETGDISDDINSTEIGGAIGVGIDFNLGVTKLNARAQYGYGFTDVFKNAADGNGGKNAALSVTAGIWF; from the coding sequence ATGAATTCTATAAAAGGTTCTATACTTGGCATGGCTATGGTTTTGATAGCCGGACTGACAGCTCAGACAAATGCACAAAGCCCGGTCTCATTTGGGTTGAAAGGAGGCTTTACTATTGCCAATCTGGCGGGAGAAGACTTTGATGCTGATGCTCGATTTGGATTAACAGCCGGCGCAATGATCGATATATCCCTGCCTGTGGTGCCCTTTGGAGTTGAATCGGGCATCTACTATACCCAAAAAGGAGCCCGGGCATCGGACGGCTTTTCAGGAGATGTGGATCTTGACTATGTTGAAGTGCCTGTTTTAGCCAAATTCCGCCTTGGACCTCCCGGTCCCATTACACCGCATCTTGTTGCAGGGCCCTATGTTAGTTTCAACATAAACGCAGAATCAGAAACGGGAGATATCAGCGATGACATAAACAGCACGGAAATTGGCGGTGCTATTGGCGTTGGGATTGATTTTAACCTGGGTGTGACAAAGCTGAATGCCCGGGCACAATACGGATATGGATTTACCGATGTGTTCAAGAATGCTGCCGATGGCAATGGAGGGAAAAATGCGGCCCTCTCGGTAACCGCGGGCATCTGGTTCTGA